In Cololabis saira isolate AMF1-May2022 chromosome 4, fColSai1.1, whole genome shotgun sequence, one DNA window encodes the following:
- the LOC133441487 gene encoding uncharacterized protein LOC133441487, producing MKMSSLGRIRFQTLTSWLAFTALFGSANPGRAASGRSPLTFAPTCRIRGHPEVEITLNCGDGNNSGVVQYWHTPFGGLQTPGFHTELDPVFMHHDGSLVIPNSSLLHSGLYYCLLQRPEGTTLWPYDLHVLSHQEQEVYEERNSCAAVRFRRNAGSAEEKSAGVSDGLFAGAVVASVLLTFVVGFCAGALSRNYVLRCLATVAMKLQSRKQQEPDTPDHSSQVAMTTLPPMYTNRSFEAEEVMHDDSTSTDTTISSTTASPPPKPQRSFRQKRAAGQEATAYLEGCDYIEEERAERDGGAGRGGEESTGCDGEAEEGDFGGVYLLEDVGSRTETDVDKCSEDEEENDGDESREEQRDWGLEEENKSKKHSEEIRRGEEVEETTSTEVEESHTETSDNKTSITEDPSPSAPPRGRRSRVIRLYQYNEDGERFHHLPDTTPQQPVPPPRLKQRSRSLTRLNAIMAAAAAGPMEEGDAERGEREEKPGFHMEI from the exons ATGAAAATGTCTTCACTTGGAAGAATAAG GTTTCAAACGTTAACCAGCTGGTTAGCTTTCACAGCTTTGTTCGGCTCAGCCAATCCAGGACGAGCAGCTTCTGGCCGCAGCCCTCTGACCTTTGCCCCCACCTGCAGGATAAGAGGTCATCCGGAGGTAGAGATCACTTTAAACTGTGGAGATGGAAACAACAGCG GTGTGGTCCAGTACTGGCACACTCCCTTCGGGGGCCTCCAGACTCCTGGTTTCCACACTGAACTGGACCCCGTTTTCATGCACCATGACGGGAGCCTGGTGATCCCAAACTCCAGCCTCCTGCACAGCGGGCTGTACTACTGCCTCCTGCAGCGCCCGGAGGGAACCACCCTGTGGCCCTACGACCTTCatgtcctcagccaccaggagCAGGAGGTTTATGAAGAGAGAAACAGCTGCGCTGCAGTCAGGTTCAGGAGGAACGCCGGCTCTGCAGAGGAGAAGAGCGCCGGCGTCTCAGACGGCCTGTTTGCAGGAGCCGTGGTGGCGTCAGTGCTGCTGACCTTCGTGGTGGGATTCTGCGCCGGGGCCCTGAGCAGGAACTACGTTCTCAG GTGCTTAGCAACAGTCGCTATGAAACTGCAGTCAAGGAAGCAGCAGGAACCTGACACGCCAGACCACAGCTCTCAGGTCGCCATGACAACCTTGCCACCCATGTATACCAACCGGTCTTTTGAAGCGGAAGAAGTGATGCACGACGACTCTACGAGTACAGATACGACTATTTCATCAACGACCGCATCTCCTCCTCCCAAACCCCAGAGGAGCTTCCGGCAGAAGAGAGCGGCGGGGCAGGAAGCCACCGCCTATCTAGAGGGGTGCGACTACATTGAGGAGGAGAGGGCAGAGAGGGACGGGGGGGCAGGAAGGGGTGGGGAGGAATCGACAGGGTGTGATGGGGAGGCAGAGGAAGGAGACTTTGGTGGCGTCTATCTGTTAGAAGATGTAGGGAGTCGGACTGAGACCGATGTGGACAAGTGCagcgaggatgaggaggagaatGATGGAGATGAGAGCAGAGAGGAGCAGAGGGACTGGGGATTGGAGGAGGAGAATAAGAGCAAAAAGCATAGTGAGGAGATTAGAAGAGGCGAGGAAGTTGAAGAAACAACTAGCACAGAAGTGGAAGAGTCACACACAGAAACGTCAGACAACAAAACCAGCATCACAGAGGATCCATCTCCATCCGCACCCCCCCGGGGGCGCCGCAGCCGTGTCATCCGGCTGTACCAGTACAACGAAGACGGGGAGAGATTCCACCACCTTCCAGACACGACTCCCCAACAGCCAGTGCCCCCTCCCCGGCTCAAACAGCGCTCCCGCTCTCTCACACGCCTCAACGCCATCATGGCTGCCGCCGCCGCGGGGCCGATGGAGGAGGGAGACGCGGAGAGAGGGGAGAGGGAGGAGAAGCCAGGCTTCCACATGGAGATCTAG
- the dcun1d5 gene encoding DCN1-like protein 5, which produces MPVKKRKVPDSDEHENKCKIARFARPQNRGLKPASNEKPFSSKKCLTWFHKYAGPDKVFGPEAMEKFCEDIGVEPENIIMLVLAWHLEAATMGYFTKDEWLRGMTILQCDCTERLQSKLDYLRNELNDSALFKNIYRYAFDFSRDKNQRSLDMDTAKSMLALLLERTWPLFPVFCQFLEQSKYKGLNKDQWYNVLEFRRTINTDLSNYDEDGAWPVLLDEFVEWQKMRFAS; this is translated from the exons ATGCCTGTAAAGAAGAGGAAGGTACCTGATTCAGATGAGCATGAGAACAAGTGTAAAATTGCACG ATTTGCTCGTCCTCAGAATCGTGGCTTGAAGCCCGCCAGCAATGAAAAGCCATTTTCCAGTAAGAAATGCCTGACCTGGTTCCACAAGTATGCTGGTCCTGACAAGGTGTTCGGTCCAGAGGCCATGGAGAAGTTCTGTGAAGACATCGGCGTGGAACCAGAAAAT ATCATCATGTTAGTTTTAGCATGGCATCTAGAAGCAGCCACTATGGGATACTTCACAAAAGACGAGTGGCTCAGAGGAATGACAATATTACa ATGTGATTGCACGGAGAGATTACAAAGCAAACTTGATTACCTGCGCAACGAGCTCAACGACTCAGCACTCTTCAAAAATATTTACAGATATGCCTTTGACTTTTCCAGG GATAAGAACCAGAGGAGTTTGGACATGGACACGGCTAAATCCATGCTGGCCTTGCTGCTGGAGAGGACTTGGCCTCTGTTCCCTGTATTCTGCCAGTTCCTGGAG CAATCAAAGTACAAAGGACTAAATAAGGACCAGTGGTATAACGTTCTGGAGTTCCGCAGGACCATCAACACGGACCTCAGCAACTACGACGAAGATGGCGCTT GGCCAGTGCTGCTAGATGAATTTGTGGAATGGCAGAAGATGAGGTTTGCGTCATAG